In Candidatus Poribacteria bacterium, the genomic window GAAATACCCAAGCAAAAACACAAAACAAAAACACCGACTTGATCGAACCGTAAGGAATGATTAAAAATTCTTTGTAACACCAAAAACCAAGCCCATAATGTAATGGAGGGCGACTCCTAAAAAAACACGGCAAAGCCCTAATCCACGTTGTTTAACCGCAAGGGATAATTAAAAAATGGATAGAATAGCAGAAATTGCCCGCGAAACAGCAGAAACCCGTATCCGCCTCCGACTTGACCTTGACGGAACCGGAGCCTCCGATATTAACACCGGGGTTGGATTCCTGGATCACATGTTGGAACTCTTTGCCAAACACGGCTTCTTCGATCTGGAAATCCACGCGGAAGGTGATTTACACGTGGATGCCCACCATACGACTGAAGATGTCGGTATCTGCTTAGGGCAAGCCCTCCAAAAAGCGGTCTTGGATAAAGCCGGAATGCAACGTTTCGGCAGTTTCACCGTCCCGATGTATGAATCCCTCGCCAAAGTAGACTTGGATGTTTGCGGACGTCCGTATCTCTATTATGAAACGCCGCTTGTGCCTGGGAAAGTCGGCGATTTTGATATTGAACTCACCGAAGAATTTTTTCACGGGTTTGTGAACCATAGTGGGACAACTTTGCACATCAACGTCCCCTATGGCACAAATCAACACCACATCATTGAAGCCATCTTTAAAGCAGTTGCGAAAGCCTTACACATCGCTA contains:
- the hisB gene encoding imidazoleglycerol-phosphate dehydratase HisB, whose product is MDRIAEIARETAETRIRLRLDLDGTGASDINTGVGFLDHMLELFAKHGFFDLEIHAEGDLHVDAHHTTEDVGICLGQALQKAVLDKAGMQRFGSFTVPMYESLAKVDLDVCGRPYLYYETPLVPGKVGDFDIELTEEFFHGFVNHSGTTLHINVPYGTNQHHIIEAIFKAVAKALHIATRLDERITGVLSTKGSL